A stretch of Myxococcus hansupus DNA encodes these proteins:
- a CDS encoding patatin-like phospholipase family protein, giving the protein MSPPLTDSSVTDVPADTKGGAFAKDTSLVPEGTQFAPEHIEDPVQARALAEETERSAPALVVSGGISLGAYQAGFISTLVRFWSVAQREGADSGLGNPAPRVWTGASAGAVNALLGGLASCDTAFAQPQWSPEQSLFWTVWIDQLDLDRLLPAERDDAPQGTHLFSEPHMRDTLQLILEKSKQARFKEDCTFAYGLTVTNLRGRDVPFGAGGPESQFKLKRVTEKLVVQVMTEGEGKITARLPFLEGATSAKFPYIGVKPEELVYYPALGAKPTGDGGHEVSLSNLLLTPQASGAFPLAFPPVPVSMSFFKETQWGDLEDLTLVDGGVLNNNPVDLAVRLGSRWVERSASRETVLNRARFPIVYLDQDVVGWDWASPSARPEGSRSPLDEAYFQYLGNVMNAARDSAVLNTLEHDINLSGRIKIPRRTSVLPSEFQFAMMGFFDRRFREHDFYRGMQDAIRFLSTQLTSTRAVDLMVPRTEKERLRDRELRVLNVLGITSPGFRCVVENVCDTQPELGKLRQAADALTRQAEAGQLQKAKVDVLLTALGDAGYRYSEGVMEGAEATGTREDLVPVRKRVGRAFHSLVSQQKGNLKIPLRPAGAVFLDEWLTYSKPHHVWTLSAMRQRGVGVGVELPFLASEQGREDFAYNRNEFRFGAVLSGLGVRDMDQLVPNETRVRWASLGLYVDCVSDMDGFNGAISFLDLGPYVRWRAGLGVSAGYMSRPNELALTIPEARLGVDLAEMVGLRLTMPLYLLKKTEGERQLHHGRPKYFKELGLGVEVLLTRW; this is encoded by the coding sequence GTGTCTCCACCGCTCACGGACAGCTCCGTCACCGACGTGCCCGCCGATACGAAAGGCGGCGCCTTCGCCAAAGACACCTCGTTGGTGCCCGAGGGCACGCAGTTCGCCCCCGAGCACATTGAAGATCCCGTGCAGGCCCGCGCCCTGGCGGAGGAGACCGAGCGCAGCGCGCCGGCCCTGGTCGTCAGCGGCGGCATCAGCCTGGGCGCCTATCAGGCCGGGTTCATCTCCACGCTGGTTCGGTTCTGGAGCGTCGCGCAGCGGGAAGGCGCCGACTCGGGGCTGGGCAATCCGGCGCCCCGCGTCTGGACGGGCGCCTCCGCGGGCGCGGTGAACGCGCTGCTCGGAGGACTGGCCTCCTGCGACACGGCCTTCGCCCAGCCCCAGTGGTCTCCCGAGCAGAGCCTGTTCTGGACGGTGTGGATCGACCAGCTCGACCTGGACCGGCTCCTTCCGGCGGAGCGGGATGACGCGCCCCAAGGCACGCACCTGTTCAGCGAGCCGCACATGCGGGACACGCTGCAGCTCATCCTGGAGAAGTCGAAGCAGGCGCGCTTCAAGGAAGACTGCACCTTCGCCTACGGCCTCACCGTGACGAACCTGCGCGGCCGAGACGTCCCGTTCGGCGCGGGCGGACCGGAGTCGCAGTTCAAGCTGAAGCGCGTGACGGAGAAGCTGGTCGTCCAGGTGATGACGGAGGGGGAGGGGAAGATCACCGCGCGGCTGCCCTTCCTCGAAGGCGCCACCAGCGCGAAGTTCCCGTACATCGGCGTGAAGCCAGAGGAGCTCGTCTATTACCCGGCCCTGGGCGCCAAGCCGACGGGTGACGGCGGGCACGAGGTGTCGCTGTCCAATCTGCTGCTGACGCCGCAGGCCTCTGGTGCCTTCCCCCTCGCGTTCCCACCCGTGCCTGTCTCGATGTCCTTCTTCAAGGAGACGCAGTGGGGCGACCTGGAGGACTTGACGCTCGTCGACGGCGGCGTGCTCAACAACAACCCGGTGGACCTGGCGGTGCGGCTCGGCTCGCGCTGGGTGGAGCGCAGTGCATCCCGCGAGACGGTCCTCAACCGCGCGCGCTTTCCCATCGTGTACCTGGACCAGGACGTCGTCGGCTGGGACTGGGCTTCGCCGTCGGCCCGGCCCGAGGGCTCCCGCAGCCCGCTGGACGAGGCCTATTTCCAGTACCTGGGCAACGTGATGAACGCGGCGCGCGACAGCGCCGTGCTCAACACGCTGGAGCACGACATCAATCTGTCCGGCCGCATCAAGATTCCGCGCCGCACCTCCGTCCTGCCCTCGGAGTTTCAGTTCGCGATGATGGGCTTCTTCGACCGGCGCTTCCGCGAACACGACTTCTACCGAGGCATGCAGGACGCCATCCGGTTCCTGTCGACCCAGCTCACCTCGACGCGCGCCGTGGACCTGATGGTGCCGCGCACCGAGAAGGAGCGCCTGAGAGATCGCGAGCTGCGCGTCCTGAACGTCCTGGGCATCACGTCCCCCGGCTTCCGCTGCGTCGTGGAGAACGTGTGTGACACGCAGCCCGAGCTGGGGAAGCTGCGTCAGGCCGCGGATGCGCTGACGCGGCAGGCGGAGGCCGGCCAGCTCCAGAAGGCCAAGGTGGACGTGTTGCTCACCGCGCTGGGCGACGCCGGCTACCGCTACAGCGAAGGCGTCATGGAGGGCGCCGAGGCGACGGGGACACGCGAGGACCTCGTGCCCGTCCGCAAGCGGGTGGGTCGCGCCTTCCACAGCCTGGTGTCACAGCAGAAGGGGAACTTGAAGATTCCACTTCGCCCCGCGGGCGCCGTGTTCCTGGACGAGTGGCTCACGTATTCGAAGCCGCACCACGTCTGGACCCTCAGCGCCATGCGACAGCGCGGCGTGGGCGTGGGCGTGGAGCTGCCATTCCTCGCGTCCGAGCAGGGCCGGGAAGACTTCGCGTACAACCGCAACGAGTTCCGCTTCGGCGCCGTGCTCTCTGGCCTGGGAGTGCGCGACATGGACCAGCTCGTCCCCAACGAGACGCGCGTCCGGTGGGCCTCGCTGGGGCTCTATGTGGACTGCGTCTCCGACATGGACGGCTTCAACGGCGCCATTTCGTTCCTCGACCTGGGGCCCTATGTCCGGTGGCGCGCGGGCCTTGGCGTGTCGGCGGGCTACATGAGCAGACCCAACGAGCTGGCCCTGACGATTCCCGAGGCCCGGCTCGGCGTGGACCTGGCGGAGATGGTGGGCCTGCGTCTGACGATGCCGCTCTACCTCCTCAAGAAGACGGAGGGAGAGCGACAGCTTCACCACGGGCGGCCCAAGTACTTCAAGGAGCTGGGCCTGGGCGTCGAGGTCCTACTCACCCGGTGGTGA
- a CDS encoding DedA family protein: protein MQELLTNLLGDSQGFFAYATVFGILVACGLGVPLPEDISLILGGFLAHKGAANLSIMMVVGFAGILVGDSLIYLAGRRLGGKLGREGSGGFFARIVTPEKRAKVEGLFGKHGHKVVCIARFMPGVRAVTYFTAGSVGMPYWRFIFWDGLAALLSAPVFIWLGYHFGGELDSMIAKFKEGQFAVMGVLVVAAVGYFVWRKRRQAAERAQAATVDPVAVPALVTETVAAPLRPPVAGSGEALFVAAPEQAAADSTRELQKS from the coding sequence GTGCAAGAACTTCTCACCAACCTCCTCGGCGATTCGCAGGGCTTCTTCGCCTATGCCACCGTGTTCGGCATCCTGGTGGCCTGCGGTCTGGGTGTGCCGCTGCCGGAGGACATCTCCCTCATCCTCGGGGGCTTCCTGGCCCACAAGGGTGCCGCCAACCTGTCGATCATGATGGTGGTCGGCTTCGCGGGCATCCTCGTGGGTGACAGCCTCATCTACCTGGCCGGCCGCCGGCTGGGTGGGAAGCTGGGTCGCGAGGGCAGCGGTGGCTTCTTCGCCCGAATCGTCACGCCGGAGAAGCGCGCGAAGGTGGAAGGCCTGTTCGGCAAGCACGGGCACAAGGTCGTCTGCATCGCCCGCTTCATGCCGGGCGTGCGCGCGGTGACGTACTTCACCGCGGGCTCGGTGGGCATGCCCTACTGGCGCTTCATCTTCTGGGACGGCCTGGCCGCGCTGCTGTCCGCGCCCGTGTTCATCTGGCTCGGCTATCACTTCGGTGGGGAGCTCGACTCGATGATCGCCAAGTTCAAGGAGGGGCAGTTCGCGGTGATGGGTGTGCTGGTGGTCGCCGCCGTGGGCTACTTCGTGTGGCGCAAGCGCCGTCAGGCGGCGGAGCGGGCGCAGGCCGCCACCGTGGACCCCGTGGCCGTCCCCGCGCTGGTGACCGAGACGGTCGCCGCGCCGCTGCGGCCCCCCGTGGCCGGTTCGGGCGAGGCCCTGTTCGTCGCCGCGCCGGAGCAGGCCGCCGCCGACAGCACGCGCGAGCTGCAGAAGTCCTGA